From the genome of Longimicrobiales bacterium, one region includes:
- a CDS encoding non-heme iron oxygenase ferredoxin subunit — MTNWIKVAAEGDCPAGLLKGVMADGVPVVLANVEGTVCALKDVCSHEDYPLSDGELEGTDVVCLYHGARFDACTGARKTLPAIRPVQSFPVEIRDGEIYVDIG, encoded by the coding sequence ATGACGAACTGGATCAAGGTAGCCGCCGAGGGTGACTGCCCTGCCGGTCTGCTGAAGGGCGTCATGGCAGACGGCGTGCCGGTCGTGCTCGCCAACGTTGAAGGGACAGTTTGTGCCCTAAAAGATGTCTGCTCCCACGAGGACTACCCGCTTTCTGACGGGGAACTTGAGGGCACCGACGTGGTGTGCCTGTACCACGGTGCGCGCTTCGACGCCTGCACCGGAGCACGCAAGACACTCCCGGCCATACGGCCGGTTCAATCCTTTCCGGTCGAAATCCGGGATGGCGAAATCTACGTGGATATCGGATAG
- a CDS encoding SUF system NifU family Fe-S cluster assembly protein codes for MDSTQLSSLYQQLILEHYRNPRHKAELEGKSVEIHMANPVCGDEIRLQLRIEGDEIAEAKFVGQGCSISQAAISMMTTKLQGAKLSDASALAQRFTEMMHGDETAGNDKSLGDLRALQGVSKFPVRIKCALLGFDALQEALKDGAGESTH; via the coding sequence ATGGACAGTACCCAACTCAGTTCGTTGTACCAGCAGCTCATCCTCGAGCACTACCGCAATCCGCGGCACAAAGCCGAGCTTGAGGGGAAGAGTGTAGAGATTCACATGGCCAATCCGGTCTGTGGTGATGAGATCCGCTTGCAACTGCGCATCGAGGGCGATGAGATCGCCGAAGCCAAGTTCGTGGGCCAGGGCTGCTCAATTTCCCAGGCCGCCATCAGCATGATGACGACCAAGCTGCAGGGCGCGAAGCTGTCCGACGCGAGTGCTCTGGCCCAGCGGTTCACGGAGATGATGCACGGGGACGAGACCGCCGGGAACGACAAGTCGCTCGGCGATTTACGGGCACTCCAGGGCGTCAGCAAATTCCCGGTGCGCATCAAGTGTGCGCTACTCGGATTCGACGCTCTTCAAGAAGCCCTCAAGGATGGCGCCGGGGAGTCGACGCACTGA
- a CDS encoding M14 family zinc carboxypeptidase: MLSTLVLAALLQVPPQTEDLVPGTRYDPAIPTLEQVVGHDFGEEITSPSDIVRYFQALSEAAPDRTELVQYAESWEGRPLFVLVIGSEERMAGLDDLKAEIARFSAVKGLSDSEVENLIATLPVVTALMHGVHGNEISSSGAAMAEAYHLLAAQGNDVADLILAESLVLIDPAENPDGRARFVQHTTSSRAAWPNRETYSAEHDEPWPGGRGNHYLFDLNRDLFIQSQPETRGKVEIFLEYRPNIVADLHEMGGNSTYFFPPTAPPENPWYGDRQIALMDVFGRANAQAFDARGFAYFNRNVYDLFYPGYVDMWPMNQGALGMTYEQASARALVLEKSDGDILTYGDGVLHHFTAAITTAETAARNREMILRDYLAYRRDGIAMGENGAAEIVIHSAHDPGMANRMADMLVRNGVEVRRLTGPVSVGGRTLSAAGTYIVPMDQPAHQAARNLLDDHVPMDEAFIQRQIERRARREGDEIYDLTAWSQSLLWDVEVLESERATGAAGDLVSVGGTAVSGQAPVLPEARVGYLMPWGTATVSAVVEAMREGLRVRASGESFTLGGREYGVGTAILRVAENNGNLRTTLAGIAAKHGVEVVPIDDSYVTAGASLGANSVRALRSPKILLAYDEPVSTYSTGWTRYILEQRYGQPVVAVRASSLGRADLAEFDVVILPSANYSGSIESGMVDQLQNWMSDGGTLITMANSTAWATRVGLLSTSVERRGGRAADDEAPSGGTPDQPIEYLAEIVPADEPPENVPGAILKVILDQRHWLSAGTDGEIGVLVVGSRVFSPMTLDDGTNVGRYGPVDDLVLSGVVWEEARPQLASKAFLMHERWGSGQIISFAEEPNYRAYTEATQLLFMNAVLLGPGR; the protein is encoded by the coding sequence ATGCTTAGCACCCTCGTTCTAGCTGCGCTCCTTCAGGTACCGCCTCAGACTGAGGATCTCGTCCCAGGCACTCGTTACGATCCGGCGATCCCCACCCTCGAGCAGGTTGTGGGTCACGACTTCGGTGAGGAGATCACGAGCCCGTCTGACATCGTACGGTACTTCCAGGCCTTGTCTGAAGCCGCACCTGACCGCACCGAGCTCGTTCAGTACGCAGAAAGCTGGGAGGGCCGGCCTCTTTTCGTTTTGGTCATTGGGTCGGAGGAGAGAATGGCTGGTCTCGACGACCTGAAGGCCGAGATCGCACGGTTCTCCGCCGTGAAGGGCCTCTCGGACAGCGAAGTCGAGAATCTAATTGCAACACTACCCGTAGTGACGGCCCTCATGCATGGGGTGCACGGGAACGAGATCAGCTCAAGTGGCGCGGCGATGGCTGAGGCGTACCACCTGCTTGCCGCACAGGGTAACGACGTGGCCGACCTGATTCTTGCCGAATCACTGGTGCTGATCGATCCGGCCGAGAACCCCGACGGGCGCGCACGTTTCGTGCAGCACACGACGTCATCACGGGCAGCGTGGCCGAATCGAGAGACCTACTCAGCGGAGCACGACGAGCCGTGGCCGGGCGGGCGAGGGAATCACTACCTCTTTGACCTGAACCGCGATCTCTTCATTCAGAGCCAGCCGGAGACGCGCGGAAAGGTCGAGATTTTTCTCGAATACCGGCCAAACATCGTTGCTGACCTTCACGAGATGGGCGGGAACTCCACATACTTTTTCCCGCCAACGGCACCCCCGGAGAATCCCTGGTACGGCGATCGACAGATTGCACTGATGGACGTGTTCGGACGGGCAAACGCACAGGCGTTCGATGCGCGTGGCTTCGCGTACTTCAATCGGAACGTCTACGACCTTTTCTATCCGGGCTACGTGGACATGTGGCCCATGAATCAGGGAGCTCTGGGGATGACGTACGAACAGGCGTCCGCACGGGCGCTCGTTCTCGAAAAGAGTGACGGTGACATCCTCACCTATGGGGACGGTGTGCTGCATCACTTCACCGCTGCCATTACTACGGCGGAAACTGCCGCTCGGAATCGCGAGATGATTCTCCGGGACTATCTCGCGTACCGGAGGGACGGCATCGCGATGGGTGAGAATGGCGCTGCCGAAATCGTGATTCACTCCGCTCACGACCCCGGCATGGCTAACCGCATGGCGGACATGCTCGTGCGCAATGGAGTCGAGGTGCGTCGCTTGACTGGTCCCGTATCGGTTGGTGGACGCACGCTGTCGGCGGCGGGAACCTACATCGTGCCGATGGATCAGCCGGCGCATCAGGCCGCGCGTAACCTGCTCGATGACCACGTGCCCATGGATGAGGCCTTCATTCAACGGCAGATTGAGCGGCGGGCGCGTAGAGAGGGGGACGAAATCTACGATCTGACAGCATGGAGCCAGAGCCTGCTGTGGGATGTCGAGGTTCTCGAATCCGAGCGGGCTACCGGAGCCGCAGGGGATCTCGTGTCGGTGGGCGGCACGGCGGTGAGCGGGCAAGCGCCGGTTCTGCCGGAAGCGAGGGTCGGGTACCTGATGCCCTGGGGCACGGCGACTGTGTCGGCGGTCGTGGAAGCCATGCGCGAAGGCCTTCGGGTTCGAGCGTCTGGTGAGTCGTTTACCCTTGGCGGCCGTGAGTACGGTGTCGGCACGGCAATCCTACGAGTGGCGGAAAACAACGGTAACCTGCGGACGACGTTGGCCGGTATCGCCGCGAAGCACGGTGTCGAAGTTGTGCCGATCGACGATTCCTATGTAACGGCGGGTGCGTCCCTCGGGGCTAACAGCGTACGCGCGCTGCGCTCACCCAAAATCCTCTTGGCGTACGACGAACCCGTGTCGACCTATTCGACTGGGTGGACGCGATACATCCTAGAGCAGCGATATGGGCAGCCCGTCGTTGCCGTTCGGGCGTCGAGTCTCGGACGTGCTGATCTGGCGGAGTTCGATGTCGTGATTCTGCCGAGCGCCAACTATTCGGGATCGATCGAAAGCGGTATGGTCGATCAGCTACAGAACTGGATGTCGGACGGAGGTACGCTGATTACGATGGCGAACTCGACCGCGTGGGCGACCAGGGTCGGCCTCCTGTCCACCTCGGTGGAGCGAAGAGGCGGGCGGGCGGCGGATGACGAGGCGCCCAGTGGTGGCACGCCGGATCAGCCGATCGAGTATCTCGCCGAGATCGTGCCCGCTGACGAGCCACCGGAGAATGTGCCGGGTGCCATCCTGAAGGTGATCCTCGATCAGCGCCACTGGCTCTCGGCTGGTACGGACGGTGAGATCGGAGTCTTGGTTGTAGGGTCCCGGGTGTTCTCGCCGATGACACTGGACGATGGCACCAACGTGGGTAGGTACGGCCCCGTCGACGATCTCGTATTGAGCGGCGTGGTTTGGGAAGAGGCTCGGCCCCAACTGGCGAGTAAGGCCTTTCTCATGCATGAAAGATGGGGCAGCGGGCAGATCATTTCCTTTGCCGAAGAGCCGAACTATCGGGCGTATACAGAAGCGACCCAGTTGCTGTTCATGAACGCGGTCTTGCTTGGACCCGGGCGGTGA
- a CDS encoding MGMT family protein, whose protein sequence is MGTASDFQLEVYDRLLALEYGHVSSYGQIARDIGKPDQARAVGQAVGANPIPIVVPCHRIIASDGRLTGFSGGLAAKVSLLKLEGVGVGGSSPNSKVHPEVIPLDL, encoded by the coding sequence TTGGGGACGGCATCCGACTTCCAACTAGAGGTTTACGACCGGCTGCTGGCGCTCGAGTACGGACACGTCTCTTCCTATGGCCAGATTGCTCGCGACATCGGGAAGCCGGACCAGGCTCGCGCCGTCGGACAGGCGGTGGGCGCGAATCCGATCCCCATCGTGGTGCCATGCCACCGGATCATCGCGTCCGACGGGCGGCTGACCGGCTTTTCCGGCGGGCTCGCAGCCAAGGTGTCCCTCTTGAAACTCGAAGGCGTTGGAGTTGGTGGATCGAGCCCCAACAGCAAGGTGCACCCTGAGGTGATCCCGCTCGATCTTTAG
- a CDS encoding TonB-dependent receptor plug domain-containing protein — protein MVHARLRAFALLRLVVVVALAAGVALPTAAQTIEGTLMEVESGTPISLGLIILMTEAGDSIASAVSNGRGRFSVETQGAGSFVLIASAFGFKETAAGVFELGDSGEMDVEFRIAAAPMPIDGILVSLQRPALQHQLVKNGFVRRVTRGLGHFITPIVIEKSPARTAEDLFMGIPGVLLEYPQGGLNAFEGMTVRMTGVGQYCSPTIYLDGARMSVNMTQDMPIQLLAPLEMIDAVEIYRRPAEVPIEYGMTTSGGASGGPCGVIVIWTKTR, from the coding sequence ATGGTTCACGCGCGACTACGCGCGTTCGCTCTGTTGAGGTTGGTGGTGGTAGTCGCGCTCGCAGCAGGAGTGGCGCTCCCGACAGCCGCGCAGACGATCGAGGGCACATTGATGGAAGTGGAGTCGGGCACGCCGATTTCTCTCGGACTCATCATTCTGATGACCGAGGCGGGTGACTCCATTGCATCAGCAGTGTCCAACGGTCGGGGTCGATTCTCCGTCGAGACACAAGGGGCCGGATCCTTCGTCCTAATCGCTTCGGCCTTCGGCTTCAAGGAGACTGCGGCAGGCGTATTTGAACTCGGCGACAGCGGCGAGATGGACGTGGAATTCAGGATCGCCGCAGCACCCATGCCAATCGACGGAATTCTTGTTTCGCTTCAGCGTCCCGCCCTCCAGCACCAGCTTGTGAAGAACGGCTTCGTCCGACGGGTCACGCGGGGACTTGGACACTTCATCACACCGATCGTCATTGAGAAATCCCCCGCAAGGACAGCCGAGGACCTCTTCATGGGAATTCCGGGCGTGCTGTTGGAATACCCCCAGGGTGGACTCAACGCCTTCGAGGGTATGACCGTCCGAATGACCGGCGTGGGTCAGTACTGTTCGCCAACGATCTACCTCGACGGCGCACGCATGTCGGTGAACATGACACAGGACATGCCCATCCAGCTCCTCGCGCCGCTTGAGATGATCGACGCGGTGGAGATCTATCGGCGACCCGCCGAGGTCCCGATCGAGTACGGCATGACCACCAGCGGCGGCGCCTCCGGTGGACCCTGTGGCGTCATCGTCATCTGGACCAAGACGCGGTAG
- a CDS encoding FAD-dependent oxidoreductase → MTSPRVVVIGGGIVGVSCAYYLAKGGAQVTLLERDRIGAGASSGNAGTIAAGHPPLNRPGRIKQAVRQMLDPTSPLYIQPRCDPRLWTWLARFGRYCTEEHVEHCMSVMAPLGRDALAAFDEILTEERIECEYSPGGYFEVCHTEAGLVAARHEAATIERYGYEPDVLDGDEMVRREPALGPGVVGAIHYKESASLNPALFLARLAKAAQSLGVVIEERTNVVGITEAGGYVQGVDCQPDDGSLLAFVAADAVVATTGPFSLDLLRRWSGRLPVQPGKGYHRDVKIGPNGAPRLQQACVLAESSVFCTPMDTFVRFAGTMEFSGENDALRPDRLQQLTNAARAAFPKMGMAHAISEWAGLRPVSVDGLPIVGPLSGVEGVYVATGHGMLGLTLGPVTGKLIAADVLSTGELRIEALSPQRFS, encoded by the coding sequence GTGACCTCTCCGCGCGTAGTCGTCATCGGAGGTGGAATTGTCGGGGTGAGTTGTGCCTACTACCTCGCCAAGGGCGGCGCTCAAGTCACGCTCCTAGAGAGAGACCGCATTGGAGCGGGCGCGTCGTCAGGGAACGCGGGCACGATCGCGGCGGGTCACCCACCGCTGAACCGACCGGGTCGGATCAAGCAGGCAGTTCGGCAGATGCTCGATCCAACGAGCCCATTGTACATCCAGCCACGATGTGACCCACGGCTCTGGACCTGGCTGGCGCGCTTCGGGCGGTACTGCACTGAGGAGCACGTCGAGCACTGTATGAGCGTAATGGCTCCCCTTGGCCGGGATGCCCTCGCGGCGTTCGATGAGATTCTCACCGAGGAACGGATCGAGTGCGAGTACTCGCCGGGCGGGTACTTCGAGGTGTGTCACACGGAAGCGGGTCTGGTGGCCGCGCGCCATGAGGCTGCGACCATCGAGCGTTACGGTTATGAACCGGATGTGCTCGATGGTGACGAGATGGTTCGCCGCGAACCGGCACTCGGACCCGGCGTCGTGGGGGCGATCCACTACAAAGAGTCGGCTTCGCTGAACCCGGCCCTGTTTCTCGCGCGTTTGGCTAAGGCGGCCCAGAGCCTTGGGGTCGTCATTGAGGAAAGAACGAACGTGGTCGGCATCACGGAGGCCGGTGGGTACGTACAGGGTGTGGACTGCCAGCCAGACGACGGAAGCTTGCTGGCCTTCGTGGCGGCGGACGCTGTGGTAGCAACCACCGGCCCCTTCAGTCTGGACCTGCTCCGACGATGGAGCGGTCGACTCCCCGTGCAGCCTGGAAAGGGATACCATCGCGATGTGAAAATCGGGCCTAATGGCGCCCCGCGGCTCCAACAGGCGTGTGTGCTAGCCGAGTCATCGGTGTTCTGCACGCCGATGGATACATTCGTTCGATTTGCGGGCACCATGGAGTTCTCGGGCGAGAATGATGCTCTTCGGCCCGACCGTCTGCAGCAGCTCACGAATGCTGCGCGAGCCGCCTTCCCCAAGATGGGGATGGCTCACGCGATCTCGGAGTGGGCGGGGCTCCGCCCCGTGTCCGTTGACGGTCTGCCTATTGTAGGGCCGTTGTCTGGCGTGGAGGGCGTATACGTTGCGACCGGACATGGCATGCTAGGCCTCACGCTCGGGCCGGTGACCGGGAAACTGATCGCGGCCGATGTGCTCTCGACCGGCGAACTGCGAATTGAAGCGTTGAGCCCCCAGCGGTTCAGCTGA
- a CDS encoding cysteine desulfurase, whose amino-acid sequence MTFAAFDAIQVRKQFPILDQTVNGSSLVYLDSAATSQKPQCVLDAIDTYYQRDNANVHRGIHELSHRATVSYENARGKVADWINASEATEIIWTRGTTEAINLVSMAWGLDNVHEGDEILLSVLEHHSNIIPWQLLAARRKAKLRYIEIDDEGRLILDDLDSLLSEKTKIVAISHVSNALGTINPVKQIAEAAHAVGAIVCVDGAQGAVHTKVDVQDLGADFYAFSGHKICGPTGIGVLWGRKELLESMSPWQGGGEMIHIVGRDESSWAAVPHKFEAGTPNIAGAIGMGAAIDFLSEVGADAIAAHERDLMEYALERIGSIPGITIYGPKSLDERSAVISFTLGDAHPHDISTILDSAGIAVRAGHHCAQLVMKHFGVSATARASFYLYNTRDDVDRLMDGLEQVRSIFG is encoded by the coding sequence ATGACCTTCGCCGCGTTTGACGCGATCCAGGTGCGAAAACAGTTCCCCATCCTAGATCAGACCGTCAACGGCAGCTCGCTCGTCTATTTGGACAGCGCCGCGACCTCACAGAAGCCTCAGTGCGTGCTCGACGCGATCGACACGTACTACCAGCGCGACAATGCCAACGTCCACCGTGGGATCCACGAGCTCTCTCACCGGGCGACAGTCAGCTACGAGAATGCGCGCGGAAAAGTCGCAGACTGGATCAATGCGAGCGAAGCCACAGAGATCATCTGGACCCGTGGCACGACCGAGGCAATCAATCTGGTATCGATGGCGTGGGGTCTCGACAATGTGCACGAGGGTGACGAGATCCTCCTCTCCGTTCTCGAGCACCACTCGAACATCATTCCGTGGCAGCTTCTCGCGGCGCGCCGGAAGGCAAAGCTCCGCTACATCGAGATAGACGACGAGGGTCGGCTCATCCTCGACGACCTCGACTCCTTGCTCTCCGAGAAGACGAAGATCGTAGCCATCTCGCACGTCTCGAACGCCCTTGGGACCATCAACCCAGTAAAACAGATCGCAGAGGCCGCCCACGCAGTCGGCGCGATTGTCTGTGTCGACGGCGCACAGGGCGCGGTGCACACGAAGGTCGACGTTCAGGACTTGGGCGCCGACTTCTACGCATTCAGCGGGCACAAGATTTGCGGCCCCACGGGAATAGGAGTTCTCTGGGGCAGAAAGGAGCTTCTCGAGAGCATGTCACCGTGGCAGGGTGGCGGTGAGATGATCCATATCGTCGGACGGGATGAAAGCAGCTGGGCCGCTGTGCCCCACAAATTTGAAGCTGGCACACCGAACATCGCGGGTGCGATCGGTATGGGTGCCGCTATCGACTTCCTTTCCGAGGTCGGGGCCGATGCGATTGCTGCGCACGAGCGGGACCTGATGGAGTACGCATTGGAGAGGATCGGCTCGATTCCGGGCATCACGATCTACGGACCCAAATCACTCGATGAGCGCTCCGCCGTGATCTCGTTCACGCTCGGAGACGCACACCCTCACGATATTTCGACAATTCTGGATTCTGCTGGCATCGCCGTGCGAGCCGGGCATCACTGTGCCCAACTGGTCATGAAGCACTTCGGAGTTTCGGCAACAGCCCGAGCCTCCTTCTATCTGTACAACACACGGGACGACGTTGACCGATTGATGGACGGACTCGAGCAGGTCCGGAGCATCTTCGGCTAA
- a CDS encoding nitronate monooxygenase — translation MTTVLTDLLSIQTPIVQAPISSAATPALAAAVSNAGGLGMISGTWQEPAALRVLIRNVRSRTDRPFAVNLGLEWDQEERIAICLEEGVRIISLFWGDPAQCTRLAQEGGALVLHTVGSADEGAAAVDAGVDAVVAQGWEAGGHLDSKIGNLALIPAVVDAVGSVPVIAAGGIADGRAMAAALTLGASGVWVGTRFLLSEEADAHAHYKQRLLGASGGDTVFSTVFDVGWPDAPHRTLRNSTVDMWEAAGRPPMGERPGEGEHLGSYPDGRPITRYDVGFPRLGASGDVDATALYAGQGVGLLTDIRPAAKIVADFTQEAHAALNHALAAFR, via the coding sequence ATGACTACAGTTCTGACTGACCTGCTCTCCATCCAGACCCCGATCGTGCAGGCGCCGATTTCGTCCGCCGCCACACCTGCGCTCGCCGCCGCAGTGTCGAATGCAGGGGGCCTGGGCATGATCTCCGGCACTTGGCAGGAACCCGCGGCACTACGAGTCCTCATTCGCAACGTCCGCTCCCGGACCGACCGACCCTTTGCCGTGAACCTCGGCTTGGAATGGGACCAGGAGGAGAGGATAGCGATCTGCCTTGAGGAGGGAGTCCGGATCATTTCCCTCTTCTGGGGCGACCCGGCGCAATGCACGAGGCTGGCTCAAGAAGGGGGGGCGCTGGTTCTGCACACGGTCGGAAGTGCCGACGAGGGTGCGGCCGCAGTCGACGCCGGCGTCGATGCGGTCGTTGCCCAAGGATGGGAAGCCGGCGGGCACTTGGATAGCAAGATCGGAAATCTCGCATTGATTCCTGCCGTCGTAGATGCAGTCGGCTCCGTGCCTGTCATCGCGGCCGGCGGGATCGCCGATGGCCGGGCCATGGCGGCCGCACTCACGCTTGGCGCGTCCGGTGTCTGGGTAGGAACTCGTTTTCTTCTTAGCGAAGAGGCCGATGCCCATGCGCACTACAAGCAGCGCTTGCTTGGCGCGAGCGGGGGTGACACCGTGTTCTCCACGGTCTTCGATGTAGGCTGGCCGGACGCCCCTCATCGCACTCTCCGCAACTCGACGGTCGACATGTGGGAGGCCGCCGGACGCCCACCGATGGGTGAGCGTCCGGGTGAGGGCGAGCACCTGGGTTCCTATCCTGACGGCCGACCCATCACTCGCTACGATGTTGGGTTCCCAAGGCTAGGCGCATCCGGTGACGTGGATGCGACCGCGCTCTATGCGGGGCAGGGCGTAGGTCTTCTGACAGACATTCGACCGGCAGCCAAAATCGTGGCGGACTTCACGCAAGAAGCGCACGCCGCTCTAAATCACGCCCTGGCCGCCTTCCGCTAG
- a CDS encoding GNAT family N-acetyltransferase, whose amino-acid sequence MTHPRADLPLDAWDTDGFIDVTVRPVMPGDADCWSELRTAFWPETPDAHRSEIREYFDESPGHWVCFVAVGPDGSIVGIVEVGLRDYAERCRTSPVGYLEGIYVDPEARTSGVGRMMVAVGEQWARSHGCSEMASDRDLINDVGGLFHEALGFVEAHRQVCYRKDL is encoded by the coding sequence GTGACCCACCCCCGTGCTGACCTTCCCCTGGATGCTTGGGACACCGACGGATTTATCGACGTGACGGTTCGTCCGGTAATGCCCGGTGACGCCGACTGCTGGTCCGAATTGCGGACAGCCTTTTGGCCGGAGACGCCTGACGCGCATAGATCCGAGATCCGAGAGTATTTCGACGAGTCGCCCGGCCACTGGGTGTGTTTTGTCGCTGTGGGGCCGGACGGATCGATCGTCGGGATCGTGGAAGTCGGACTTCGTGACTACGCAGAGCGGTGCAGGACCTCACCTGTCGGATATCTTGAGGGCATCTATGTCGACCCGGAGGCCAGAACGTCTGGCGTGGGGCGCATGATGGTTGCGGTTGGCGAGCAATGGGCGCGGTCCCACGGATGCTCCGAAATGGCGAGTGACCGTGATCTCATCAATGACGTCGGTGGTTTGTTTCATGAAGCACTCGGATTCGTCGAGGCCCATCGGCAGGTTTGCTACCGGAAGGACCTGTGA
- a CDS encoding sulfite exporter TauE/SafE family protein, translating into MNHLRSSENLELHKYFNILRLLTYVTPPLGYYIDSLTLVSVAQLGAVVFVGAVVQGAAGFGFALLALPSVMLITDSADSVPLVIVLTLAICSGLAWRMRDQVIWRMVGQMLLGAVIGWPVGLLLFTRADESQLLIGVSVIVLGSAAYLIRRGYAGRPSLVDTPGQGESDVVWRGSTAAGIGGIAAAMTVALGMPGPPVVLYLAALCVRKDAMRATMMTFFFLVYVGSLGLQAGVVGVSGAVWRATAFLVPVALVGGWVGDWLSGRLDQHTFWRCAVVLIGLTGLAALGSVFLP; encoded by the coding sequence GTGAACCATCTGCGATCCTCCGAAAATCTGGAACTGCATAAGTATTTCAATATACTCAGGCTTCTCACATACGTTACGCCACCCCTAGGGTATTACATCGATTCACTGACCCTCGTCTCAGTAGCCCAACTCGGGGCCGTCGTGTTTGTCGGGGCGGTCGTGCAGGGTGCCGCGGGTTTTGGGTTCGCGCTGCTGGCGCTTCCGTCCGTGATGTTGATTACGGATTCCGCAGACTCGGTTCCGCTCGTCATCGTCCTTACCCTTGCGATTTGCTCCGGCCTGGCCTGGAGAATGCGTGATCAGGTGATTTGGCGTATGGTGGGTCAGATGCTGCTGGGCGCTGTGATTGGATGGCCTGTTGGCCTGCTCCTGTTTACCCGAGCTGACGAGTCGCAACTACTCATCGGGGTCTCGGTGATCGTGCTGGGGTCGGCCGCCTATCTGATCCGGAGAGGGTACGCCGGTCGACCGTCCTTGGTCGACACACCCGGGCAGGGAGAGTCTGACGTCGTGTGGCGAGGGTCGACAGCAGCTGGGATCGGTGGCATTGCCGCTGCGATGACTGTCGCACTCGGGATGCCTGGGCCGCCGGTCGTGCTGTATCTGGCTGCCCTGTGCGTTCGGAAGGACGCGATGCGGGCAACGATGATGACCTTCTTTTTTCTGGTTTACGTCGGTTCGCTCGGGCTCCAGGCAGGAGTCGTGGGTGTATCGGGAGCCGTCTGGCGAGCCACCGCCTTTCTAGTGCCCGTTGCATTGGTTGGGGGCTGGGTTGGCGACTGGCTCTCCGGAAGGCTCGACCAGCATACGTTCTGGCGTTGTGCCGTCGTGTTGATCGGGCTTACGGGGCTCGCAGCACTCGGCTCTGTCTTCCTGCCGTAG
- a CDS encoding alcohol dehydrogenase catalytic domain-containing protein has product MRAVTFNVTIPSYLVGKSLGKLTEAAVYGGLSGVRYTDVSEPELPGDDWVKLDILKAGICGSDIGNLTLKSSPAMEPFGSFPAVLGHEILARVTEVGSAVRRVEEGQRVAVDPGVSCVVRGYLGERQCPSCQVGLAATCTRSGEDGETIIAGAPIQRGMTIGYHGSLPGGWGERMVAHESQLFAVDDQMSDRTAALIEPLAVGMHAALRSGPLGDGPILVLGSGPIALGVVWSLRATGYKGEIVAQVRRKHEADMALRFGANSVVSPGDEARDAMIGTGAQAYMPIVGDEVYAGGGFPLVFDCVGSAQTIKQALRYATVRGRIVLLGCAAEIPKLDLTFLWANELQVQGYQCYGDESWRGKTEHTFQITHDLLLETGTPVEDMVTHVFPLGEYQNALSTAANRRRSGAVKVLLDPAEG; this is encoded by the coding sequence ATGCGCGCAGTAACATTCAACGTGACCATCCCGAGTTACCTCGTAGGCAAGAGCCTTGGCAAGCTCACGGAAGCCGCCGTCTACGGAGGCCTCTCTGGTGTCAGGTACACAGACGTCAGCGAGCCGGAGCTCCCGGGTGACGACTGGGTGAAGCTTGATATTCTGAAAGCGGGGATCTGTGGTTCGGATATCGGAAACCTCACCCTGAAGTCGAGCCCGGCCATGGAGCCGTTCGGGTCATTTCCCGCGGTCCTGGGTCACGAGATCCTGGCTCGGGTCACCGAGGTTGGATCGGCAGTGCGTCGCGTCGAGGAGGGGCAGCGCGTCGCCGTGGACCCGGGGGTCTCGTGCGTGGTCCGCGGCTATTTGGGCGAACGGCAGTGTCCCTCATGTCAGGTCGGCCTTGCCGCGACCTGTACGCGGTCAGGGGAAGACGGCGAGACGATAATTGCCGGCGCACCGATTCAGCGGGGGATGACGATCGGATATCACGGAAGTCTGCCGGGCGGATGGGGTGAGCGAATGGTCGCTCACGAGTCTCAGCTGTTCGCGGTCGATGACCAAATGTCCGACCGGACCGCGGCCCTGATCGAGCCACTCGCCGTCGGAATGCACGCAGCGTTGCGATCCGGCCCTCTTGGAGATGGCCCAATTCTGGTGCTCGGCAGTGGCCCGATCGCGCTTGGCGTCGTGTGGTCGCTTCGGGCCACCGGCTATAAGGGAGAAATCGTCGCACAGGTACGGCGAAAGCATGAGGCCGATATGGCGCTCCGATTCGGTGCGAACTCCGTCGTGTCCCCAGGGGACGAGGCTCGAGATGCAATGATCGGCACCGGAGCACAGGCCTACATGCCAATCGTGGGAGATGAGGTATACGCCGGAGGCGGGTTCCCGTTGGTATTCGACTGCGTGGGGAGCGCTCAAACCATCAAGCAGGCGCTTCGATATGCGACGGTCCGCGGGCGGATCGTTCTGCTGGGATGCGCGGCCGAGATTCCGAAACTCGATCTTACCTTTTTGTGGGCCAACGAGTTACAGGTTCAGGGGTATCAGTGTTACGGCGACGAATCGTGGCGTGGTAAAACAGAACATACATTCCAGATTACACACGACCTGTTGCTCGAGACGGGTACGCCCGTCGAAGACATGGTGACACACGTTTTCCCTCTTGGCGAGTATCAGAACGCCTTATCGACGGCGGCAAATCGACGAAGGTCCGGAGCCGTGAAGGTGCTGTTGGACCCCGCCGAGGGGTGA